A window from Chloracidobacterium sp. encodes these proteins:
- a CDS encoding ABC transporter ATP-binding protein, which produces MATWELHDIAKRYGHVRALDGVSLVIKPGRIHGLLGENGAGKSTLMNILFGATRPDRGRIARDGQWMMFASSRDAIAAGVGLVHQHFHLVESFTIRENVLLGDVRPDEARLRAAAARLGLADSLNTVVGRLPVGVRQRVEILKALYRQATLLLLDEPTAALTPPEVETLFAFVRELRAAGASVVFITHKLREALELCDTITVLRQGRVTATYGAAEATPDDLAAAMVGGRAAEPATELAAAPGDEIRLRVESLVVESDAGPGVRGASFEVRAGEIFGVAGVDGNGQTELAEALVGLRSASGRVWLDNALAPTGRRARMAAGLHYIPSDRRRAGLALHLSVAENAILGDETSPAWRRWGWRLDGRAIQRHAAALTERFAIRAPGASSPVAALSGGNQQKLLAARELARRPRVLVAVNPTWGVDIAAVAAIHRALRAACAEGLSLVLISNELDEILSLSHRFVVIHRGRLSCALTPDAPLTLIGRLMAGDGPTWERYGATV; this is translated from the coding sequence GTGGCAACGTGGGAGCTGCACGACATTGCCAAGCGGTACGGCCACGTCCGGGCGCTCGACGGCGTATCGCTGGTCATCAAGCCGGGGCGGATTCACGGCCTGCTGGGTGAAAACGGCGCCGGCAAGTCCACGCTGATGAACATCTTGTTCGGCGCTACGCGCCCTGACCGCGGACGCATTGCACGCGACGGACAGTGGATGATGTTTGCTTCTTCACGCGACGCCATTGCCGCCGGTGTCGGTCTTGTGCATCAACACTTTCATCTAGTGGAGAGTTTCACGATCCGTGAAAACGTCTTACTCGGCGATGTGCGGCCAGATGAGGCGCGGCTTCGCGCCGCCGCCGCGCGGTTGGGTTTGGCCGACAGTCTCAACACAGTGGTGGGTCGGTTGCCGGTGGGCGTTCGGCAGCGGGTGGAAATTCTCAAGGCGCTCTACCGGCAAGCGACGCTCCTGCTGCTTGATGAGCCGACAGCGGCGCTGACGCCGCCCGAAGTGGAGACGTTATTTGCCTTCGTACGGGAACTGCGCGCGGCCGGCGCAAGCGTTGTGTTCATCACCCACAAGCTGCGCGAGGCGCTGGAGCTTTGTGACACGATCACGGTGCTTCGGCAGGGGCGCGTCACGGCGACGTACGGCGCAGCAGAGGCGACACCCGACGACTTGGCGGCGGCGATGGTCGGCGGGCGGGCGGCAGAGCCGGCTACCGAGCTGGCGGCCGCACCCGGCGACGAGATTCGGTTGCGGGTCGAAAGCTTGGTGGTTGAAAGCGACGCTGGCCCCGGCGTCCGGGGCGCATCCTTTGAGGTTCGCGCCGGAGAAATCTTCGGCGTCGCCGGTGTGGACGGCAACGGTCAAACCGAGTTGGCTGAGGCGTTGGTCGGGTTGCGCTCGGCCAGCGGGCGGGTTTGGCTGGACAATGCGCTGGCACCGACCGGCCGGCGGGCGCGCATGGCGGCGGGGCTGCACTACATTCCGTCCGACCGCCGCCGCGCCGGACTGGCGCTTCATCTGTCGGTGGCGGAGAACGCCATTTTGGGGGATGAAACGTCTCCGGCATGGCGAAGATGGGGGTGGCGACTCGACGGACGCGCCATCCAAAGGCATGCGGCGGCGCTGACTGAGCGGTTCGCCATTCGCGCGCCCGGCGCGTCGTCCCCCGTCGCGGCGCTTTCCGGCGGCAATCAACAAAAACTGCTGGCGGCGCGTGAACTGGCGCGGCGGCCGCGCGTTTTGGTGGCGGTCAATCCGACGTGGGGTGTGGACATCGCTGCTGTCGCGGCTATTCACCGCGCCTTGCGCGCCGCCTGCGCGGAAGGCTTGAGTCTGGTTTTGATTTCGAATGAGCTGGATGAAATCCTCAGCTTGTCCCATCGCTTTGTCGTCATCCACAGGGGGCGCTTGTCGTGTGCGCTGACGCCGGACGCGCCGCTGACGCTGATTGGCCGTCTCATGGCCGGCGATGGCCCAACGTGGGAGCGGTATGGCGCGACTGTCTGA
- a CDS encoding BMP family protein, which produces MPDAPAPQPAASASDAKRKPRVALLSPGPISDDGWNAFGYDALKIIEKELGCEVRQQQVNDSPADREQGFRAFAQEGFDVIIGHGGEFTDQALTVARDFPNTTFVVTAGDKAAPNVVSVVFDTGQASYLAGAIAGTLSKTGRAGAIGGQNIPASARNLYAFRNGAHAVNPKMEVSIAFIGSWTDTAAARQQALAMIDKGADFLIHDCDAAAAGVFQAVKERNIRAFGMQKDQSHLAPDHIIGSPTSNPRGLAEVVRRILQKEQKGEVVHLGIKDNAVGFAVKKGVIPKELESKLNALTLAIQKGEIDVFKEQP; this is translated from the coding sequence ATGCCGGACGCGCCGGCGCCCCAGCCGGCGGCGAGTGCGTCCGACGCTAAGCGAAAGCCCCGCGTAGCGCTGCTGAGTCCCGGTCCGATTAGCGACGACGGTTGGAATGCCTTTGGCTATGACGCGCTCAAAATCATTGAGAAGGAACTTGGCTGCGAAGTACGGCAGCAACAGGTCAATGACAGCCCGGCCGACCGGGAGCAAGGCTTCCGCGCCTTTGCGCAGGAAGGGTTTGACGTGATTATTGGCCACGGCGGCGAATTCACCGATCAAGCGCTGACCGTTGCGCGCGACTTCCCCAACACGACATTTGTCGTCACAGCCGGCGACAAAGCTGCGCCGAACGTCGTTAGCGTTGTTTTTGACACCGGACAGGCTTCCTACCTGGCCGGTGCCATCGCCGGGACGCTCTCCAAAACCGGACGTGCTGGTGCGATTGGCGGACAAAACATTCCGGCCTCGGCGCGCAACTTGTACGCTTTTCGGAACGGGGCGCACGCCGTCAACCCCAAGATGGAAGTCTCTATTGCCTTTATCGGCAGCTGGACGGACACCGCTGCCGCTCGTCAGCAGGCGTTGGCGATGATTGACAAGGGCGCGGACTTTCTCATTCACGACTGCGATGCAGCGGCGGCCGGTGTTTTCCAAGCTGTCAAGGAGCGGAACATCCGCGCCTTCGGTATGCAGAAGGACCAGTCGCATCTGGCGCCCGACCACATCATCGGCAGTCCGACAAGCAATCCGCGTGGGTTGGCTGAAGTCGTCCGTCGGATTTTACAGAAAGAGCAAAAGGGCGAAGTCGTCCATCTGGGCATCAAGGACAACGCCGTCGGATTCGCCGTCAAAAAGGGCGTCATCCCAAAAGAGCTTGAAAGCAAGCTCAACGCGCTGACGCTTGCCATCCAGAAGGGCGAAATTGACGTGTTCAAGGAACAACCCTGA
- a CDS encoding DedA family protein, producing MMDFLKYLLDLVLHLDKHLNALGGQLGGGLYVLLFLVIFCETGLVVTPFLPGDSLLFAIGALAATPTSVLNVHLVVVVLSIAAILGDTVNYWIGKKVGPAVFRSDTSRLFDRRHLDRTARFYAKYGAKTIIIARFVPIVRTFAPFVAGIGAMHYPRFLTYNIIGGVLWITSMTYAGYAFGNIPFVRKNFSLVVLGIIFVSLLPAVIEALRERFGARPPAETSPAVAPLAAPEKLP from the coding sequence ATGATGGATTTTCTGAAGTACCTGCTCGACCTCGTTCTGCACCTCGACAAGCACCTCAATGCGCTGGGCGGTCAGCTTGGCGGGGGGCTTTACGTCCTATTGTTTCTGGTGATTTTTTGTGAGACGGGCTTGGTGGTGACGCCGTTCCTACCAGGCGACTCACTACTGTTCGCCATCGGCGCGCTGGCGGCGACGCCAACCAGCGTCCTTAACGTCCATCTGGTTGTCGTCGTTTTGAGCATTGCGGCGATCCTAGGCGATACGGTCAACTACTGGATCGGGAAAAAAGTCGGCCCGGCGGTGTTTCGCAGCGATACTTCGCGTTTGTTTGACCGCCGCCACCTTGACCGGACAGCGCGGTTCTACGCCAAGTACGGCGCAAAAACGATTATTATTGCGCGGTTTGTCCCTATTGTGCGCACCTTTGCCCCGTTCGTCGCTGGCATCGGCGCCATGCACTACCCACGATTCCTGACGTACAACATCATCGGCGGCGTGCTGTGGATTACCTCGATGACTTACGCCGGTTACGCCTTTGGTAACATTCCGTTTGTAAGGAAAAACTTTTCTCTGGTTGTGCTGGGCATCATCTTTGTATCGCTGCTGCCGGCCGTCATCGAGGCGTTGCGTGAACGGTTCGGGGCGCGTCCGCCAGCGGAAACCTCCCCTGCCGTAGCTCCTCTGGCGGCCCCGGAAAAACTACCGTGA
- a CDS encoding CoA-binding protein: MAVDFSVADFQRTDDIAWILEHCRRIAVVGLSSKPDRASYGVSRFMLAWGYDIVPVNPMETEVFGRPSYPDLAAVPGEIDLVNVFRRSEDVPPIVEAAIAKGAKALWLQLGVVHPSVQRARDAGLRVVVDRCLMVERQRLA; the protein is encoded by the coding sequence GTGGCGGTTGACTTTTCCGTCGCCGATTTTCAGCGGACGGACGACATTGCATGGATTCTGGAGCACTGTCGGCGAATTGCCGTCGTCGGTTTGTCGTCGAAGCCGGATCGCGCCAGCTATGGCGTGAGCCGGTTTATGCTGGCGTGGGGCTACGACATCGTACCGGTCAATCCAATGGAGACAGAGGTGTTTGGGCGGCCGAGTTATCCTGATTTAGCCGCCGTTCCCGGAGAGATTGACCTTGTGAATGTGTTTCGGCGGTCGGAAGACGTGCCGCCGATTGTCGAGGCGGCAATTGCCAAGGGCGCCAAGGCGCTCTGGCTTCAACTAGGCGTGGTGCATCCGAGCGTGCAGCGGGCACGCGATGCTGGGCTGCGGGTCGTTGTAGATCGCTGTCTGATGGTTGAGCGTCAGCGATTGGCGTGA
- the dusB gene encoding tRNA dihydrouridine synthase DusB: MTFPLPTAFAIRNVVVQPPLVLAPMAGVTDSAFRGLIKRLGGVGLIVTEFISVEGLTRGNLKTHKMMKFTADERPISIQFFGADPQRMADAAEIAQEAGADIVDVNCGCPAKKVVGRGAGSSLLRDLPHLAVILREMRRRITIPLTIKIRTGWDDNSIVAVEVGKLAEDCGVEAIAIHGRTRMQGYSGWANWDIIAQVKQAVSIPVIGCGDVRQPADAIRRFRETGVDGVMIGRGAMANPWIFRQTTEIMRGEMPYRPTLYDKRDLLLEYFNLMLGECPTETAAMGKVKQLCAQFTKGLPGGAVFRTQVFHAQTRTELTDRIVDYFTRMAEREAAGEVLPEPEEAPLESLPDDVCQAVAVGA, translated from the coding sequence ATGACATTTCCACTACCTACGGCTTTCGCCATTCGCAACGTTGTTGTTCAACCGCCGCTTGTCCTTGCGCCGATGGCCGGCGTGACGGATTCGGCGTTCCGTGGCCTTATCAAGCGGCTAGGCGGCGTCGGCTTGATTGTGACGGAGTTCATCAGCGTTGAAGGGCTAACGCGCGGCAATCTCAAAACGCACAAAATGATGAAGTTTACCGCCGACGAACGCCCTATCTCGATTCAGTTCTTCGGTGCTGATCCACAACGCATGGCCGACGCGGCGGAGATTGCCCAGGAGGCCGGAGCTGACATTGTGGATGTCAACTGCGGCTGCCCGGCGAAGAAAGTCGTTGGCCGCGGCGCTGGATCGTCGCTCCTGCGTGATTTGCCGCACTTGGCGGTCATTCTGCGCGAGATGCGGCGGCGCATCACAATCCCGCTGACCATCAAGATTCGGACCGGCTGGGACGACAACTCCATCGTCGCCGTTGAAGTCGGCAAGCTTGCCGAGGATTGCGGCGTCGAGGCGATCGCCATTCACGGGCGGACGCGCATGCAAGGGTACAGCGGTTGGGCCAACTGGGACATCATCGCGCAGGTCAAGCAAGCGGTTTCCATTCCCGTCATCGGCTGTGGCGATGTTCGCCAGCCGGCTGACGCCATCCGACGTTTCCGTGAAACGGGTGTGGACGGCGTGATGATTGGACGCGGCGCGATGGCCAACCCGTGGATTTTCCGGCAGACGACCGAAATCATGCGCGGCGAAATGCCCTATCGCCCGACGCTCTATGACAAGCGGGACCTGTTGCTGGAGTATTTCAACCTCATGCTGGGCGAGTGCCCGACAGAAACCGCCGCTATGGGGAAAGTCAAGCAACTGTGCGCGCAGTTCACAAAAGGACTGCCGGGCGGGGCTGTGTTCCGTACCCAGGTCTTTCACGCACAGACCCGTACTGAACTGACTGACCGCATCGTGGACTACTTTACGCGGATGGCCGAACGCGAAGCGGCTGGAGAAGTATTGCCCGAACCGGAGGAAGCGCCGCTTGAAAGCTTGCCGGACGACGTTTGCCAAGCGGTCGCCGTCGGCGCATAA
- a CDS encoding PfkB family carbohydrate kinase: MARFPEQRLLVLGDAIADEFVHGTIARVSREAPVLILRHEFTETLPGGAANAAANAAALGVAVTWIGVIGRDRPGRRVLTDLRRRGVHTGAAVVLPGRLTPTKTRVLAGLPNAARQQVIRLDREDTTPLPSAVAETLAARIRAVLPEVTGVALSDYGYGSTPPEVIALLQAWRRETGLPVVADSRRRLADFRGLTAATPNQEEAEQLAGTTFRHLDDASYHAEQLRLRLALDALLLTRGSEGMTLARRDAAPVSIPVYGGRTPVDVTGAGDTVLVAFTAALAAGADWEAAMRLANVAAGLVVMKRGTATVSAAEIEAALMLENDS; the protein is encoded by the coding sequence TTGGCGCGTTTTCCGGAGCAGCGCTTGCTCGTGCTTGGCGACGCCATTGCGGATGAGTTCGTCCATGGCACGATTGCCCGCGTTTCGCGGGAAGCGCCGGTTTTGATTCTACGACACGAGTTTACAGAGACCCTTCCGGGCGGTGCCGCCAACGCCGCTGCCAACGCCGCCGCGCTGGGCGTCGCCGTCACGTGGATCGGCGTCATTGGGCGCGACCGTCCGGGACGGCGCGTCCTGACTGACTTACGGCGGCGCGGCGTCCACACCGGCGCGGCCGTCGTCCTGCCAGGACGGCTGACGCCGACTAAAACGCGCGTCTTAGCTGGCCTACCCAACGCCGCCCGTCAGCAAGTCATTCGACTCGACCGCGAAGACACAACGCCTTTGCCGTCGGCGGTCGCAGAGACGTTGGCGGCGCGCATTCGGGCGGTTTTGCCGGAGGTGACCGGAGTTGCGTTGTCGGATTATGGCTACGGCAGCACGCCTCCCGAAGTCATTGCACTGCTTCAGGCGTGGCGGCGTGAGACAGGCTTGCCCGTTGTCGCTGATTCCCGTCGCCGGTTGGCCGATTTTCGCGGGCTGACGGCGGCGACGCCAAATCAGGAGGAAGCCGAGCAACTCGCCGGAACAACCTTCCGGCATCTTGACGACGCAAGCTACCATGCGGAACAGCTGCGGCTTCGGCTGGCGCTAGACGCCCTGCTTCTGACGCGCGGTTCTGAGGGGATGACCTTGGCTCGGCGGGACGCCGCGCCGGTGTCTATTCCCGTCTATGGGGGACGGACGCCGGTGGATGTAACGGGAGCGGGCGACACCGTACTGGTCGCCTTTACCGCGGCGCTCGCCGCCGGGGCCGACTGGGAAGCCGCCATGCGCTTGGCGAACGTCGCCGCCGGGCTGGTCGTGATGAAGCGCGGCACGGCGACGGTTTCCGCCGCCGAAATCGAGGCGGCGCTCATGCTGGAAAATGATTCGTGA
- a CDS encoding ATP-dependent Clp protease ATP-binding subunit yields MFERYTEKARRVVFFARYEAGQFGASSIEAEHLLLGLMREDKALANRFFLKAHLTLDSVRRDIEARTVRRERTTVAMDLPLSPEAKRILVHAAEEAERLNMRAIGTEHLLLALLREENSLAARILYEHGLRPHAIREEILRTLAPPATTPATGVTKKESNGIAEYSRDLTDMAARRMLDPLIGRRVEIERVIQILCRRNKNNPLLIGEPGVGKTAIVEGLAHRIVTGDVPPFLADKRIVALDLSLVVAGTKYRGQFEERLKNIMRELAEARNIIVFIDEIHTLVGAGSAEGSLDAANIMKPALSRGEIQCIGATTPADFRRSIEKDRSLERRFQSVPVAPPTEEEALAILNGLKEKYEEFHGVTYTPEALAAAVHQSNRYIVDRFLPDKAIDLIDEAGTQVKLRAAQSAASVPRRTTYFTSFGANFGEESSVNAEAAFLPSAPPVVTRADIEEVIARWTGIPVASLKEDDVQKLLRLEDELHRRVISQERAISALARAIRRSRAGVRSPKRPVGSFLFLGPTGVGKTESARTLAELLFGTERALIRFDMSEYMEKHAVAKLIGAPPGYVGHEEGGQLTERVRRHPYSVLLFDEIEKAHPDLFNLLLQVLEDGQLTDSLGTTVNFKNCIIILTSNIGARLIQKRGRLGFQPSGQTDDEAAVMNAVRQTFSPEFINRLDDIIIFEPLAEADLEAIVALLFAHLNDTLAHQGLSLSATPEVMRWIVQQTADERQYGARPLRRALQRFVEDPLSDAVIRGDFKDATQIEAFIEDNRIAFRALTPEPTEALATS; encoded by the coding sequence ATGTTCGAGCGATACACAGAAAAGGCTCGGCGGGTCGTTTTTTTCGCCCGGTACGAAGCCGGTCAGTTTGGCGCATCGTCTATTGAAGCCGAGCATCTCTTGTTGGGCCTGATGCGCGAAGACAAAGCGCTAGCCAACCGCTTTTTCCTCAAAGCCCATCTGACGCTGGATAGCGTACGGCGCGACATCGAGGCCCGGACGGTGCGCCGTGAACGCACAACAGTGGCGATGGACTTACCACTCTCGCCAGAAGCTAAACGGATTCTTGTTCACGCCGCTGAAGAGGCGGAACGCCTGAACATGCGCGCCATCGGTACGGAGCACCTGCTGCTGGCGTTGCTGCGGGAAGAAAACAGCTTGGCGGCGCGCATTCTTTACGAACACGGCCTGCGTCCCCATGCCATCCGGGAAGAAATTCTGCGGACGTTGGCGCCGCCCGCCACAACGCCTGCGACAGGCGTCACCAAGAAAGAGTCTAACGGAATTGCTGAGTACAGCCGTGACCTGACCGATATGGCGGCCCGGCGAATGCTTGATCCACTCATTGGGCGGCGCGTCGAGATTGAGCGGGTCATTCAGATTCTTTGTCGCCGCAACAAAAATAACCCGTTGCTGATTGGCGAGCCGGGCGTCGGTAAAACGGCGATTGTGGAAGGCTTGGCCCACCGGATTGTCACCGGCGACGTGCCGCCTTTCCTAGCCGACAAGCGCATCGTCGCGCTTGATCTGAGTTTGGTCGTTGCTGGGACGAAATACCGTGGACAGTTTGAGGAACGCCTCAAAAACATCATGCGCGAGTTGGCGGAGGCGCGAAACATCATCGTCTTTATTGACGAGATTCACACGCTGGTTGGAGCCGGTTCGGCGGAAGGTTCGCTGGACGCAGCGAACATCATGAAACCAGCGCTGTCCCGCGGTGAGATTCAGTGCATCGGCGCCACCACGCCGGCCGATTTTCGGCGCAGCATCGAAAAGGATCGTTCGCTGGAACGACGCTTCCAGTCGGTCCCCGTCGCGCCGCCAACGGAAGAAGAAGCGCTAGCCATTCTCAACGGCTTGAAAGAAAAGTACGAAGAGTTTCATGGCGTCACCTACACGCCGGAAGCTCTGGCAGCAGCCGTGCATCAGTCGAACCGCTACATTGTCGATCGCTTCCTCCCGGACAAAGCGATTGACCTGATTGATGAAGCCGGAACGCAAGTCAAACTGCGGGCGGCGCAGTCGGCGGCTTCAGTTCCGCGACGCACAACCTACTTTACAAGCTTCGGCGCAAACTTTGGCGAAGAATCATCGGTCAACGCAGAGGCGGCTTTTCTGCCCTCTGCGCCGCCGGTTGTGACGCGCGCCGACATTGAAGAGGTCATTGCCCGCTGGACGGGCATTCCGGTTGCCTCCCTCAAGGAAGACGATGTGCAAAAGTTGCTCCGGCTAGAAGATGAACTCCACCGGCGCGTCATCAGCCAAGAACGCGCCATTTCGGCGCTGGCCCGCGCCATTCGGCGTTCGCGGGCGGGCGTCCGCAGTCCGAAGCGTCCCGTCGGCAGCTTTCTCTTCCTCGGTCCAACCGGCGTCGGCAAAACCGAGTCGGCGCGGACGCTTGCGGAACTGCTCTTTGGAACAGAACGTGCGCTCATCCGCTTTGACATGTCGGAGTACATGGAGAAGCACGCTGTCGCCAAGCTTATCGGCGCGCCTCCGGGCTACGTCGGGCATGAAGAGGGCGGGCAACTAACGGAGCGTGTCCGGCGGCATCCATACTCGGTTCTGCTCTTCGACGAAATTGAGAAAGCGCACCCGGACCTGTTCAACCTGTTGCTTCAGGTGCTGGAAGATGGGCAACTAACCGACAGCCTTGGGACAACGGTCAATTTCAAGAACTGCATCATCATCCTGACCTCAAACATCGGCGCACGGCTGATCCAGAAACGAGGACGCTTGGGCTTCCAACCAAGCGGACAAACCGACGACGAAGCCGCCGTTATGAACGCCGTCCGGCAAACCTTCAGCCCGGAGTTCATCAACCGGTTGGACGACATCATCATTTTTGAGCCCCTTGCCGAAGCCGACCTAGAAGCGATTGTTGCGCTCTTGTTTGCGCATCTCAACGACACCTTGGCGCACCAAGGTTTGTCGCTTTCAGCGACGCCGGAGGTAATGCGCTGGATCGTGCAGCAAACCGCCGATGAGCGCCAGTATGGCGCGCGTCCGCTCCGGCGTGCGCTCCAGCGCTTTGTCGAGGACCCGCTCTCCGACGCTGTGATTCGGGGTGACTTCAAAGACGCGACGCAAATCGAGGCCTTTATTGAGGACAACCGGATCGCTTTCCGGGCGCTGACGCCCGAACCGACGGAGGCGCTAGCGACTTCCTAA
- a CDS encoding FAD-dependent oxidoreductase codes for MKKVLIAGGGLAGLAAAYDLTQAGCAVELFEARDVLGGKVSAWKDADGDWIESGLHVFFGCYEELFKLMHAVGADAYLRWKAPVCHFTLPGGVTYDIVSWRGLPFPLHLLPNLVTANRFSLMEKLAYGRALLPVLFGDGGYADAQDGISYAEWHRRQGLGDNLLGGMLLPQTLALKFLPPDELSAQVVLNVFRLFLRRDDGFQVAFLEGSPEECLTQPLARAIERAGGRLHVRSKVKRIELDAAGQIRGFVVNDTLQTGDAYLCALPVHQMNRLIPAAWRAQYPYFANLRHFVGVPVMNVQLWLDGRLTERDNLLFGGAGVTPVYADMSLTTPRYAPASGHTLLEAVVAPARDLFQLSDEEVVAAVWERMKSYYPTIAPRLNVVKSVVVRIPQSVYHPKPGIERYRPTQASPVPNFFLAGGFTRGHRFFDSMEGATASGRLAAKAILQFLRSAASKNAVIGSNSAA; via the coding sequence ATGAAAAAAGTTCTCATTGCAGGCGGCGGTTTGGCGGGCTTGGCGGCCGCCTACGACCTAACGCAGGCCGGCTGCGCGGTTGAGCTCTTCGAAGCGCGCGATGTGCTTGGCGGCAAAGTCTCTGCTTGGAAAGACGCCGACGGCGACTGGATTGAATCCGGCCTGCACGTTTTTTTCGGGTGTTATGAAGAACTCTTCAAACTGATGCACGCGGTCGGCGCAGACGCTTACCTCCGGTGGAAAGCGCCGGTTTGCCATTTCACCTTACCGGGCGGCGTCACCTACGACATCGTGTCTTGGCGCGGGCTGCCATTTCCCCTGCACTTACTACCGAACCTCGTCACAGCCAACCGGTTTTCACTAATGGAAAAGTTGGCGTACGGACGCGCCCTGTTGCCGGTGTTATTTGGCGACGGCGGCTATGCCGACGCCCAGGATGGCATAAGTTATGCCGAGTGGCATCGCCGGCAAGGCCTTGGCGACAACCTTCTCGGAGGCATGCTGCTGCCGCAAACCCTAGCGCTGAAGTTTTTGCCGCCGGACGAGTTGTCGGCGCAAGTAGTCCTCAACGTGTTTCGTCTGTTTTTGCGGCGGGACGACGGCTTCCAAGTCGCATTCCTTGAAGGCTCGCCGGAAGAATGCCTGACGCAGCCGTTGGCGCGCGCCATCGAGCGTGCCGGCGGACGCCTCCACGTGCGGTCGAAAGTCAAGCGCATTGAGCTTGACGCCGCTGGACAGATTCGGGGCTTTGTCGTCAACGACACACTGCAAACAGGCGACGCCTACTTGTGCGCTTTGCCGGTTCATCAAATGAATCGGTTGATCCCGGCCGCTTGGCGCGCCCAGTACCCGTACTTTGCCAACCTGCGTCACTTTGTGGGCGTTCCGGTCATGAATGTTCAGCTCTGGTTGGACGGTCGGCTGACGGAGCGCGACAATCTACTTTTCGGTGGCGCGGGCGTCACGCCGGTTTACGCCGACATGAGCCTGACGACGCCGCGTTATGCGCCGGCAAGTGGACATACCCTCCTTGAAGCCGTTGTTGCCCCTGCGCGCGACCTCTTTCAGCTGAGCGATGAAGAAGTCGTCGCGGCGGTCTGGGAGCGGATGAAGTCGTACTATCCCACAATTGCACCTCGGTTGAATGTTGTGAAGTCGGTCGTCGTGCGGATTCCGCAGTCAGTTTACCATCCGAAACCGGGGATTGAACGTTACCGTCCGACGCAGGCGTCACCTGTCCCCAACTTCTTTCTCGCGGGTGGGTTTACCCGCGGCCACCGGTTCTTCGACAGCATGGAGGGAGCAACTGCCAGCGGACGACTGGCCGCCAAAGCCATCCTGCAGTTTTTACGCAGCGCGGCCTCTAAAAACGCCGTCATTGGCTCAAATTCGGCCGCTTAG